In Candidatus Atribacteria bacterium ADurb.Bin276, the following are encoded in one genomic region:
- the nagC_4 gene encoding N-acetylglucosamine repressor: MKHRDMKLLNREKILGLLLNHSLLSRAELAQKAAVSPAVVSHIIRECLKEGIVCEDSEGVSRGGRKPILLSFVPDNKLVAGLVPGNTTEFAVSNLSGQLLYKEDIVTKKYPTPSELVVFLKKILHEFLIRNHKSWSQLVSLGIGIPGIYDPELDLIHKMGKISSLFEWEGTKIREIFSREFLCPVLVFDKVVAMAFGEGILSSEDPNVNLVYLHLGRGVGAGLFLNGKIYRGSQGAAGEVGYMVCGPVDEKDPISLHDIPPLESEISLNSILKVFREKCPNSFPTYQRQSENDEVLILHKTFLKGDSQCEAILKPILEKAEGIAVNLVAVLNPDLLVLGGKVTEIFSEILQERIIQRLQRSVLFSPQVKTVTLGKNEEIMCTLFFAIDDYFRRLTGNNQGLTSAFLKRYSPQLWNQ; this comes from the coding sequence TTGAAACATCGTGACATGAAGCTTTTAAACCGGGAAAAAATCCTGGGCTTATTATTAAACCATTCGTTACTGAGCCGGGCTGAGCTCGCTCAAAAGGCTGCAGTTAGCCCGGCAGTTGTTTCTCATATTATTAGAGAATGTTTAAAAGAAGGAATAGTTTGTGAGGATTCTGAGGGTGTCTCTCGAGGCGGTCGAAAACCAATCCTTCTTTCATTTGTTCCCGATAACAAATTGGTAGCAGGTTTAGTTCCCGGGAATACCACCGAATTTGCCGTATCGAATCTTTCCGGTCAACTGCTTTACAAAGAAGATATAGTTACAAAAAAATACCCTACTCCTTCAGAGTTAGTGGTATTTCTCAAAAAAATACTCCATGAATTTCTAATCAGAAACCATAAGTCTTGGTCACAACTGGTTTCCTTGGGAATTGGAATCCCGGGTATTTACGATCCCGAATTGGACCTGATCCATAAAATGGGTAAAATTTCCAGTCTTTTTGAATGGGAGGGAACAAAAATTCGGGAAATTTTCTCTCGGGAATTTCTTTGTCCGGTGCTGGTCTTTGACAAGGTAGTCGCTATGGCATTTGGTGAAGGGATACTGAGTTCCGAAGATCCAAATGTCAATTTAGTCTATCTGCATTTGGGAAGAGGAGTTGGAGCTGGTTTGTTCCTTAATGGAAAAATCTATCGGGGATCACAAGGAGCGGCTGGAGAAGTCGGTTATATGGTTTGTGGACCAGTTGATGAAAAAGACCCCATTTCTCTTCATGATATTCCTCCCCTAGAAAGCGAAATCTCTTTAAATAGCATTCTTAAGGTTTTTCGAGAAAAATGTCCCAACTCTTTTCCCACATATCAAAGGCAATCAGAAAATGATGAAGTTTTAATTTTGCACAAAACTTTTTTAAAGGGCGATTCTCAATGTGAAGCAATTTTAAAACCGATTTTAGAAAAAGCTGAGGGGATAGCAGTTAATTTGGTTGCGGTTCTAAACCCAGACCTTTTAGTTCTCGGAGGCAAGGTAACCGAAATATTTTCTGAAATTCTTCAAGAAAGGATAATTCAAAGACTTCAACGATCAGTTCTTTTCTCACCTCAGGTGAAAACCGTTACTCTGGGAAAAAATGAGGAAATCATGTGTACACTTTTTTTTGCTATCGATGATTACTTCCGACGATTAACAGGAAATAATCAAGGGTTAACCTCCGCCTTTTTAAAAAGATACAGCCCCCAGCTCTGGAATCAATGA
- the hyi gene encoding Hydroxypyruvate isomerase codes for MVEISVCFEPLFNGKTDLEKIQTIHSLGYNAVEFWDLAGKDLKAITAYCQKTGLKIGICTLKDPWGNIRLHADTNSYLQHFSESLELLKQVGSKRVIVLTGEDDGQNKKLQMNQIIKNLKAVSSLAEKAEIVVCLEVLNSKVDHKGYFLDSTALGFEIVRQVNSPSIKVLYDIYHMQIMEGNIISTIQENIELIGHFHSAGVPGRHEHFYGELDYRNIFLAIQETGYNGYFGLEYWPTLPDEKSLEKLREYFLDE; via the coding sequence ATGGTGGAGATTTCAGTCTGTTTTGAACCGCTATTTAACGGGAAAACTGATTTAGAAAAAATACAAACCATCCATAGTCTCGGCTACAATGCGGTAGAATTTTGGGATTTAGCCGGTAAAGATCTAAAAGCAATCACCGCTTATTGTCAAAAAACCGGTCTTAAAATTGGTATCTGTACCCTGAAGGATCCCTGGGGAAATATCCGTTTACACGCCGACACCAATTCCTACCTGCAACACTTTTCAGAATCTCTCGAATTACTGAAGCAGGTTGGTTCCAAAAGAGTTATTGTTCTTACTGGAGAAGATGACGGACAAAACAAAAAATTACAAATGAACCAAATTATAAAAAACTTAAAAGCCGTCAGCAGCCTGGCAGAAAAAGCCGAAATCGTGGTTTGCTTAGAAGTTCTGAATTCAAAAGTCGATCATAAAGGGTATTTCTTAGATTCAACAGCGCTTGGTTTTGAAATCGTTCGACAAGTTAATAGTCCTTCAATCAAAGTTCTCTACGATATTTACCATATGCAAATCATGGAAGGAAACATCATTTCAACCATTCAAGAAAATATTGAGCTGATTGGTCACTTTCATTCCGCCGGTGTACCAGGACGTCATGAACATTTTTATGGTGAGTTAGATTATCGAAATATATTTTTGGCTATACAGGAAACTGGTTACAACGGCTATTTTGGACTAGAATATTGGCCAACTCTGCCTGATGAAAAATCATTAGAAAAACTGCGGGAATATTTTCTTGATGAATAA
- a CDS encoding Trimethylamine methyltransferase (MTTB), which produces MKLNQMEVLSQEEIRLIHEATLEILEQEGVVVLSDFIRYFLAEKGLPVDHNSGVVRIPSSVATACLQQVPSSFALYSVDDQPWKRIGQGDPLFACGHNAVFLLDQQTGNRRDSLVEDVEKFVCIADQLDEIDLIGIPVMPQDTPAESTLLYAVKAALNNSTKPLFYSSESATINQAIIQMAKTINREVSNHPFLISQLSPTSPLFWEKGTIEALYEVCSNGIPLAILPEPIAGASAPYTLAGLLTMHNAECLSGIVFSQLIREKTPVMYASSWTAYDMRSNMAVIGTPETHILRIAGAQMAAFYRIPSHTTAPNSDSHFHDEQNSWERTLSAFVSALAGNHLIVNAGMFATGLTISLEQLILDAEIIGQIKRILRGMEVNREMIFLDEIRRVGQRGNYLTENSTLTHLRSGQFWKSSVSILDHYQNCLNSGMTDVVLSAHQKIDTYLARISKKSLSQNILHKMDQIINSFEERRDKE; this is translated from the coding sequence TTGAAATTGAATCAAATGGAAGTATTGTCTCAAGAAGAAATCCGCCTCATCCATGAAGCAACACTGGAAATACTCGAGCAAGAAGGTGTGGTGGTTCTAAGTGATTTTATTCGATATTTCCTGGCCGAGAAAGGCTTACCAGTCGATCATAACTCTGGAGTAGTCCGGATACCCTCATCAGTAGCAACCGCCTGCTTGCAACAAGTCCCTTCTTCTTTTGCACTCTATTCGGTGGATGACCAACCTTGGAAAAGAATTGGGCAAGGAGACCCTCTTTTTGCCTGTGGACATAACGCAGTTTTTTTACTTGATCAACAAACTGGCAACCGAAGAGATTCTTTGGTTGAGGATGTTGAGAAATTTGTCTGTATAGCTGACCAACTAGATGAAATTGATCTAATTGGCATTCCGGTTATGCCGCAGGATACCCCGGCTGAATCTACTCTTCTTTATGCCGTCAAGGCTGCCCTCAACAATTCAACCAAACCTCTCTTTTATTCCTCAGAAAGTGCCACTATCAACCAAGCCATAATACAAATGGCCAAAACAATTAATCGAGAGGTCTCGAACCATCCTTTCTTGATTAGTCAGCTTTCCCCAACCAGCCCGCTTTTTTGGGAAAAAGGGACGATTGAGGCTTTGTATGAGGTATGTTCGAACGGCATCCCTCTTGCCATTCTTCCCGAGCCAATTGCTGGAGCTTCCGCCCCCTATACCCTTGCTGGTCTTTTAACCATGCATAATGCTGAGTGTCTCTCGGGCATTGTCTTTTCTCAACTGATTCGAGAAAAAACCCCAGTCATGTATGCCAGTTCCTGGACTGCATACGATATGCGCTCCAATATGGCAGTAATCGGGACTCCTGAAACTCATATTTTAAGAATAGCCGGTGCACAAATGGCTGCTTTTTACCGCATTCCTTCTCATACTACAGCTCCCAATTCTGATTCCCATTTTCACGATGAGCAAAACTCCTGGGAGAGAACCCTCAGCGCTTTTGTTTCAGCATTGGCCGGTAACCATTTAATCGTCAATGCCGGAATGTTTGCCACTGGTCTCACCATAAGCCTGGAACAGCTCATCCTTGATGCAGAAATCATAGGGCAGATCAAACGAATTTTAAGAGGCATGGAAGTGAACCGTGAGATGATATTTCTCGATGAAATCCGCCGAGTTGGTCAGCGAGGAAATTACCTGACTGAAAATTCTACTCTCACCCATTTGAGAAGCGGCCAATTTTGGAAAAGCTCGGTTTCTATCTTGGATCATTATCAAAATTGTCTGAATTCTGGAATGACCGATGTTGTTTTATCCGCTCATCAAAAGATCGATACTTATTTAGCCCGTATTTCAAAAAAATCACTATCCCAAAATATTCTTCACAAAATGGACCAAATTATCAATTCTTTTGAAGAAAGGAGGGATAAAGAATAA
- the araN_2 gene encoding putative arabinose-binding protein precursor translates to MNKSRWFLALVMLILSFTLAVPALAKSTVSFHSWMAAEVTSGGISVLQEAEKKFEEMNPDIDIETVPLPYEETPDQLAIMIAAGNPPDITTVDVIWLEQLAAMGGLEPLSAYFSEDLLKDLFPSSVDLGKAQGDQYALVWNDNPNLLCYNRVLLEKAGFNPDQPPSTMDDFNQAIAAISGLGEDILGIELNMSKDSFSADYLHPWLWNFGAEVFNPDGEIILNNAAGVEAVEWVNSLVKNKYMDPGLGIREIRVIFAQEKLGFMLEGPWIRGILRGLNPRQEEFDKDWALAPIPKGSAIPNDVPYGYSNPSSHMLVLSKDSKNKEAAWKYMEFLISDPEITKTYYQDTGLMPTRISLLNDPIYKDDPFVRQVLNQTEYMKKPLGWGPRWGRVGEIVMAAVQEVVLMGRDVQSALDEAVRQIDIELSM, encoded by the coding sequence ATGAATAAAAGTCGATGGTTTTTAGCCCTGGTTATGTTAATTCTCAGTTTCACTCTTGCTGTTCCAGCTTTAGCGAAATCCACGGTGAGCTTTCATAGCTGGATGGCAGCGGAGGTTACTTCGGGGGGAATTAGCGTTTTACAGGAGGCGGAGAAAAAATTTGAAGAGATGAATCCTGATATTGACATTGAAACCGTCCCTCTCCCTTATGAAGAAACACCTGACCAATTAGCCATAATGATAGCTGCCGGGAATCCACCGGATATTACCACCGTCGATGTCATCTGGTTGGAACAATTGGCAGCCATGGGTGGTTTGGAACCCTTAAGTGCATATTTTTCCGAAGACCTTTTAAAAGATCTTTTCCCTAGTTCGGTCGATTTGGGAAAGGCTCAGGGAGATCAATATGCTTTAGTTTGGAATGATAATCCCAATCTCCTCTGCTATAATCGGGTCCTTTTGGAAAAAGCTGGGTTCAATCCCGATCAACCACCTTCAACCATGGATGACTTCAATCAAGCCATTGCTGCCATATCCGGTTTGGGAGAAGACATTTTGGGGATAGAACTGAATATGTCCAAAGATTCATTCTCAGCCGATTATTTACATCCCTGGTTATGGAACTTTGGAGCTGAGGTATTTAATCCAGATGGAGAGATTATCCTCAACAATGCTGCTGGAGTCGAAGCCGTGGAATGGGTAAATAGCCTGGTAAAGAACAAATATATGGATCCCGGTCTTGGCATCAGGGAAATTCGAGTCATTTTTGCCCAGGAAAAGCTTGGCTTTATGCTGGAAGGACCCTGGATTCGAGGGATTTTGCGTGGTCTAAACCCTCGTCAGGAAGAATTCGATAAAGACTGGGCACTGGCTCCTATTCCTAAGGGATCCGCCATTCCTAACGATGTTCCCTATGGATATTCAAACCCAAGTTCTCACATGTTAGTCCTATCCAAAGATAGCAAAAATAAAGAAGCAGCCTGGAAATACATGGAATTTCTCATCAGCGACCCTGAAATCACTAAAACCTACTACCAAGATACTGGTCTCATGCCTACCCGGATTTCACTCCTCAACGATCCGATATACAAGGACGATCCTTTCGTCCGGCAGGTACTGAATCAGACTGAGTACATGAAAAAGCCACTCGGTTGGGGACCTCGTTGGGGTCGGGTTGGAGAAATCGTCATGGCAGCCGTTCAAGAAGTGGTTTTGATGGGTCGGGATGTACAAAGCGCCTTGGATGAAGCTGTTCGTCAGATCGATATTGAGCTTTCAATGTAA
- the ycjO_6 gene encoding Inner membrane ABC transporter permease protein YcjO, translated as MSIGKKRSDKRLYFLLILPSATILILTIGYPLINGIILGFHYYRLTDPARGVVFNGLQNFRMLLFGNRIFWISLYRTFLYCLGSTGVSFLFGFLIALLLYGPIRNRSLFRSLFLLPWVIPSTVVALLWLWIFNPQYGILNFLLKDLGLIIQFQSWLVNPSLALPSVILATSWKYFPFFMLMLLAGLETIPKELFEASTIDGATFFQRLRYIILPSLKEIIIIVTILEIIWEFQNFTIIWILTKGGPVYQTTTMGIQIYRTAFRNYDMGMGAAMGSLSLVAMLIFSLSYIKTLKFGEGD; from the coding sequence ATGTCAATTGGGAAAAAACGAAGCGATAAAAGGCTCTATTTCCTCTTAATACTTCCGTCGGCAACCATTTTGATCTTAACCATTGGCTATCCTCTGATTAATGGGATTATTCTGGGTTTCCATTATTATCGGCTCACCGATCCAGCACGGGGGGTGGTTTTCAATGGTCTACAGAATTTTCGGATGCTGTTGTTTGGAAATCGAATATTCTGGATATCTCTTTATCGAACCTTTCTCTATTGTCTTGGTTCTACTGGGGTTTCCTTTTTATTCGGTTTCCTTATTGCTCTCCTGCTCTATGGTCCGATTCGAAATCGGAGTCTCTTTCGCAGCCTGTTTCTTCTCCCTTGGGTCATTCCCTCAACTGTTGTAGCTTTGCTATGGCTTTGGATTTTCAATCCTCAGTATGGTATTTTAAACTTCCTCCTTAAAGATCTGGGATTAATCATACAATTCCAATCGTGGCTGGTTAATCCCAGCTTAGCGTTACCTTCGGTAATTCTGGCCACGAGTTGGAAATATTTTCCCTTCTTTATGCTGATGCTTTTAGCCGGCCTTGAAACTATTCCTAAAGAACTCTTTGAAGCATCTACCATTGATGGGGCGACTTTTTTTCAGCGACTTCGATATATAATTCTGCCAAGTCTCAAGGAAATAATCATCATCGTAACCATCCTGGAAATCATTTGGGAATTCCAAAACTTTACTATCATCTGGATTCTTACCAAGGGAGGCCCAGTGTATCAGACAACGACCATGGGGATTCAGATCTACCGAACTGCTTTTCGGAATTATGATATGGGGATGGGAGCAGCTATGGGTTCTTTATCTCTAGTAGCTATGTTGATTTTCAGTTTATCCTATATTAAAACCTTAAAATTCGGGGAAGGTGATTGA
- the ycjP_5 gene encoding Inner membrane ABC transporter permease protein YcjP — MSRYRNIRLLSSTAQYLIIVILLVAVLFPIAWMVSTSFKNHHDLFETPPRWIPRNPTAAAYQRIFISRAGAGGVNFLTYFKNSLIVCGATVIFCILLAIFSGYALSRFHRRGRKSIFTSILITQMFPLPMFLITFYIMFMRLKLLNSYTGLIIAYTSFSLPFCIWMIKGFFDKIPLELEEAALIDGCSRMSALWRVVIPLVSPGVVAIGIFAFLSAWDEFMFSLTLMSQDAMRTLPPGIVLSFVGEFDVRWEDMMAASVVATLPVLIVFLILQKYLVEGLTAGAVKG; from the coding sequence ATGTCACGTTACCGAAACATCCGCCTCCTGTCGAGTACCGCTCAGTATCTAATCATCGTCATTTTACTCGTAGCCGTATTGTTTCCAATAGCCTGGATGGTATCGACTTCTTTCAAAAACCATCACGATCTTTTTGAAACACCACCCCGCTGGATTCCTCGCAACCCAACCGCTGCTGCCTACCAACGCATTTTTATTTCTCGAGCTGGAGCTGGAGGGGTAAATTTCCTAACTTATTTTAAAAACAGCCTCATAGTTTGCGGTGCTACTGTAATATTCTGTATCCTATTAGCAATTTTTTCCGGATATGCACTTTCTCGTTTCCATCGGCGAGGAAGGAAAAGTATTTTTACCAGTATCCTTATCACTCAGATGTTTCCTCTCCCAATGTTTTTAATTACCTTTTATATCATGTTTATGCGATTGAAACTTTTAAATTCTTATACTGGTTTGATAATTGCCTACACCAGCTTCTCATTACCTTTTTGCATCTGGATGATAAAAGGATTCTTTGATAAAATTCCCTTAGAACTCGAAGAAGCTGCCTTGATCGATGGCTGTAGTCGGATGAGTGCTCTTTGGCGAGTGGTCATTCCTTTAGTATCTCCTGGAGTTGTTGCCATTGGCATTTTTGCATTTCTCTCTGCCTGGGATGAGTTTATGTTTTCCCTCACCCTCATGTCTCAAGATGCTATGCGGACTCTTCCTCCCGGAATAGTTCTCTCTTTTGTAGGCGAATTTGACGTTCGCTGGGAGGATATGATGGCTGCCAGTGTCGTTGCCACCCTTCCGGTTTTAATAGTTTTTTTAATTCTTCAAAAATACCTGGTTGAAGGATTAACCGCCGGTGCCGTTAAGGGATAG